A section of the Enterobacter sp. C2 genome encodes:
- the rplA gene encoding 50S ribosomal protein L1 has translation MTKLTKRMRVIREKVDATKQYDINEAIALLKELATAKFNESVDVAVNLGIDARKSDQNVRGATVLPNGTGRSVRVAVFAQGPNAEAAKAAGAELVGMEDLADQIKKGEMNFDVVIASPDAMRVVGQLGQVLGPRGLMPNPKVGTVTPNVAEAVKNAKAGQVRYRNDKNGIIHTTIGKVDFDADKLKENLEALLVALKKAKPTQAKGVYIKKVSISTTMGAGVAVDQAGLSAAAN, from the coding sequence ATGACTAAACTGACCAAGCGCATGCGTGTTATCCGTGAGAAAGTTGATGCAACCAAGCAGTACGACATCAACGAAGCTATCGCTCTGCTGAAAGAGCTGGCTACCGCTAAATTCAACGAAAGCGTTGACGTTGCTGTTAACCTCGGCATCGACGCTCGTAAATCTGACCAGAACGTTCGTGGCGCAACCGTACTGCCTAACGGCACCGGTCGTTCCGTACGTGTAGCCGTATTTGCCCAGGGCCCGAACGCTGAAGCAGCTAAAGCTGCTGGCGCAGAGCTGGTAGGTATGGAAGATCTGGCCGATCAGATCAAGAAAGGCGAAATGAACTTTGACGTTGTTATTGCTTCCCCGGATGCAATGCGCGTTGTTGGCCAGCTCGGCCAGGTTCTGGGCCCGCGCGGCCTGATGCCGAACCCGAAAGTCGGTACCGTAACCCCTAACGTTGCTGAAGCAGTTAAGAACGCTAAAGCAGGTCAGGTTCGTTACCGTAACGACAAAAACGGCATCATCCACACCACCATCGGTAAAGTGGACTTTGACGCTGACAAACTGAAAGAAAACCTGGAAGCCCTGCTGGTTGCGCTGAAAAAAGCAAAACCGACTCAGGCGAAAGGCGTGTACATCAAGAAAGTTAGCATCTCCACCACCATGGGTGCAGGTGTTGCGGTTGACCAGGCTGGTCTGAGCGCAGCGGCGAACTAA
- the rplL gene encoding 50S ribosomal protein L7/L12: protein MSITKDQIIEAVSAMSVMDVVELISAMEEKFGVSAAAAVAVAAGPAEAAEEKTEFDVILKAAGANKVAVIKAVRGATGLGLKEAKDLVESAPAALKEGISKDDAEALKKSLEEAGAEVEVK from the coding sequence ATGTCTATCACTAAAGATCAAATCATTGAAGCAGTATCCGCTATGTCCGTAATGGACGTTGTAGAGCTGATCTCTGCAATGGAAGAAAAATTCGGTGTTTCCGCTGCTGCTGCTGTAGCTGTTGCTGCAGGCCCGGCTGAAGCTGCTGAAGAGAAAACTGAATTCGACGTTATTCTGAAAGCCGCTGGCGCTAACAAAGTTGCTGTTATCAAAGCAGTACGTGGCGCAACTGGCCTGGGTCTGAAAGAAGCTAAAGACCTGGTAGAATCTGCTCCTGCCGCTCTGAAAGAAGGCATCAGCAAAGACGACGCCGAAGCTCTGAAAAAATCTCTGGAAGAAGCTGGCGCTGAAGTTGAAGTTAAATAA
- the rplJ gene encoding 50S ribosomal protein L10, producing the protein MALNLQDKQAIVAEVSEVAKGALSAVVADSRGVTVDKMTELRKAGREAGVYMRVVRNTLLRRVVEGTQFECLKDTFVGPTLIAYSMEHPGAAARLFKEFAKANAKFEVKAAAFEGELIPASQIDRLATLPTYEEAIARLMATMKEASAGKLVRTLAAVRDAKEAA; encoded by the coding sequence ATGGCTTTAAATCTTCAAGACAAACAAGCGATTGTTGCTGAAGTCAGCGAAGTAGCCAAAGGCGCGCTGTCTGCAGTAGTTGCGGATTCCCGTGGCGTTACTGTAGACAAAATGACTGAACTGCGTAAAGCAGGTCGTGAAGCTGGCGTTTACATGCGTGTTGTTCGTAACACCCTGCTGCGCCGCGTCGTTGAGGGTACTCAGTTCGAGTGCCTGAAAGACACGTTTGTTGGTCCGACCCTGATTGCATACTCTATGGAACACCCGGGCGCTGCTGCTCGTCTGTTCAAAGAGTTCGCGAAAGCGAATGCAAAATTTGAGGTTAAAGCCGCAGCCTTTGAAGGTGAGTTGATCCCGGCATCGCAGATCGATCGCCTGGCAACCCTGCCGACCTACGAAGAAGCAATTGCACGCCTGATGGCAACCATGAAAGAAGCCTCTGCAGGCAAACTGGTTCGCACTCTGGCTGCTGTACGCGATGCGAAAGAAGCTGCTTAA
- the rplK gene encoding 50S ribosomal protein L11, with protein MAKKVQAYVKLQVAAGMANPSPPVGPALGQQGVNIMEFCKAFNAKTDSIEKGLPIPVVITVYADRSFTFVTKTPPAAVLLKKAAGIKSGSGKPNKDKVGTITRAQLQEIAQTKAADMTGADVEAMTRSIEGTARSMGLVVEG; from the coding sequence ATGGCTAAGAAAGTCCAGGCCTACGTCAAGCTGCAGGTTGCAGCTGGCATGGCAAACCCGAGCCCACCGGTTGGTCCGGCTCTGGGTCAGCAGGGTGTTAACATCATGGAATTCTGTAAAGCGTTTAACGCCAAAACTGATTCCATCGAGAAAGGTCTGCCGATTCCGGTTGTTATTACCGTTTACGCTGACCGTTCTTTCACTTTCGTTACCAAAACGCCTCCGGCAGCTGTACTGCTGAAGAAAGCGGCTGGTATCAAGTCTGGTTCTGGCAAGCCGAACAAAGACAAAGTGGGTACAATTACTCGCGCTCAGCTGCAAGAAATTGCACAGACTAAAGCGGCGGACATGACTGGTGCAGACGTTGAAGCGATGACTCGCTCCATCGAAGGTACTGCTCGTTCCATGGGCCTGGTAGTGGAGGGTTAA
- the rpoB gene encoding DNA-directed RNA polymerase subunit beta produces the protein MVYSYTEKKRIRKDFGKRPQVLDIPYLLSIQLDSFQKFIEQDPEGQYGLEAAFRSVFPIASYSGNSELQYVSYRLGEPVFDVKECQIRGVTYSAPLRVKLRLVIYEREAPEGTVKDIKEQEVYMGEIPLMTDNGTFVINGTERVIVSQLHRSPGVFFDSDKGKTHSSGKVLYNARIIPYRGSWLDFEFDPKDNLFVRIDRRRKLPATIILRALNYTTEQILDLFFEKVTFEIRDNKLQMELVPERLRGETASFDIEADGKVYVEKGRRITARHIRQLEKDEIKHIEVPVEYIAGKVAAKDYVDTSTGELICPANMELSLDLLAKLSQSGHKRIETLFTNDLDHGAYMSETIRVDPTTDRLSALVEIYRMMRPGEPPTREAAESLFENLFFSEDRYDLSAVGRMKFNRSLLRDEIEGSGILSKDDIIQVMKKLIGIRNGIGEVDDIDHLGNRRIRSVGEMAENQFRVGLVRVERAVKERLSLGDLDTLMPQDMINAKPISAAVKEFFGSSQLSQFMDQNNPLSEITHKRRISALGPGGLTRERAGFEVRDVHPTHYGRVCPIETPEGPNIGLINSLSVYAQTNEYGFLETPYRKVTDGVVTDEIHYLSAIEEGNYVIAQANTNLDEEGRFVDDLVTCRSKGESSLFSNDQVDYMDVSTQQVVSVGASLIPFLEHDDANRALMGANMQRQAVPTLRADKPLVGTGMERAVAVDSGVTAVAKRGGTVQYVDASRIVIKVNDDEMYPGEAGIDIYNLTKYTRSNQNTCINQMPCVSLGEPIERGDVLADGPSTDLGELALGQNMRVAFMPWNGYNFEDSILVSERVVQEDRFTTIHIQELACVSRDTKLGPEEITADIPNVGEAALSKLDESGIVYIGAEVTGGDILVGKVTPKGETQLTPEEKLLRAIFGEKASDVKDSSLRVPNGVSGTVIDVQVFTRDGVEKDKRALEIEEMQLKQAKKDLSEELQILEAGLFSRIHAVLVSGGVEAEKLDKLPRDRWLELGLTDEEKQNQLEQLAEQYDELKHEFEKKLEAKRRKITQGDDLAPGVLKIVKVYLAVKRQIQPGDKMAGRHGNKGVISKINPIEDMPYDENGTPVDIVLNPLGVPSRMNIGQILETHLGMAAKGIGEKINAMLKQQEEVAKLREFIQRAYDLGTDVRQKVDLNTFSDEEVLRLAENLRKGMPIATPVFDGAKESEIKELLQLGGLPTSGQITLFDGRTGEQFERQVTVGYMYMLKLNHLVDDKMHARSTGSYSLVTQQPLGGKAQFGGQRFGEMEVWALEAYGAAYTLQEMLTVKSDDVNGRTKMYKNIVDGNHQMEPGMPESFNVLLKEIRSLGINIELEDE, from the coding sequence ATGGTTTACTCCTATACCGAGAAAAAACGTATTCGTAAGGATTTTGGAAAGCGTCCGCAAGTACTGGACATTCCTTATCTCCTTTCTATCCAGCTTGACTCGTTCCAGAAGTTTATCGAGCAAGATCCTGAAGGACAATATGGTCTGGAAGCGGCGTTTCGTTCCGTGTTCCCGATCGCGAGCTACAGCGGTAACTCCGAGCTGCAATACGTCAGCTACCGTCTGGGCGAGCCTGTCTTTGATGTGAAAGAGTGCCAGATCCGCGGCGTGACCTACTCGGCACCGCTGCGCGTAAAACTGCGCCTGGTGATCTACGAGCGCGAAGCGCCGGAAGGCACCGTTAAAGACATCAAAGAGCAAGAAGTTTACATGGGCGAAATTCCGCTCATGACCGATAACGGTACCTTTGTTATTAACGGTACTGAGCGCGTCATCGTGTCTCAGCTTCACCGTAGTCCTGGCGTATTCTTTGACAGCGACAAAGGTAAAACGCACTCTTCAGGTAAAGTACTGTATAACGCGCGCATCATTCCTTACCGCGGCTCCTGGCTGGACTTCGAGTTTGACCCGAAAGACAACCTGTTCGTGCGTATCGACCGTCGCCGTAAGCTGCCTGCGACCATCATCCTGCGCGCGCTGAACTATACCACTGAGCAGATCCTTGACCTGTTCTTTGAAAAAGTCACTTTCGAAATCCGCGACAACAAGCTGCAGATGGAGCTGGTCCCGGAGCGTCTGCGTGGCGAAACCGCCTCGTTTGATATCGAAGCCGACGGCAAAGTGTATGTCGAAAAAGGCCGCCGTATTACCGCGCGCCACATTCGCCAGCTGGAAAAAGATGAGATCAAACACATCGAAGTACCGGTTGAATACATTGCGGGCAAAGTGGCTGCAAAAGATTACGTTGATACCTCCACCGGCGAGCTGATCTGCCCGGCTAACATGGAGCTGTCTCTGGATCTGCTGGCTAAGCTGAGCCAGTCCGGTCACAAACGTATTGAAACGCTGTTCACCAACGATCTGGATCACGGCGCGTACATGTCGGAAACGATTCGTGTCGATCCAACTACCGATCGCCTGAGCGCGCTGGTAGAGATCTACCGCATGATGCGTCCTGGTGAGCCGCCGACCCGTGAAGCAGCGGAAAGCCTGTTCGAGAACCTGTTCTTCTCCGAAGACCGCTACGATCTCTCTGCGGTTGGTCGTATGAAGTTCAACCGTTCTCTGCTGCGTGACGAGATCGAAGGTTCCGGTATCCTGAGCAAAGATGACATCATCCAGGTGATGAAAAAGCTCATCGGTATCCGTAACGGTATTGGCGAAGTGGATGATATCGACCACCTCGGCAACCGTCGTATCCGTTCCGTAGGCGAAATGGCGGAAAACCAGTTCCGCGTTGGCCTGGTCCGCGTTGAGCGTGCAGTGAAAGAGCGTCTCTCACTGGGCGATCTCGATACCCTGATGCCTCAGGATATGATCAACGCCAAGCCGATCTCTGCGGCAGTGAAAGAGTTCTTTGGCTCCAGCCAGCTGTCTCAGTTTATGGACCAGAACAACCCGCTGTCTGAGATCACGCACAAGCGTCGTATCTCTGCACTGGGCCCGGGCGGTCTGACCCGTGAGCGCGCAGGCTTTGAAGTTCGAGACGTACACCCGACCCACTACGGTCGCGTATGTCCTATCGAAACGCCTGAAGGTCCGAACATCGGTCTGATCAACTCCCTGTCCGTGTATGCACAGACTAACGAATATGGCTTCCTTGAGACGCCGTACCGTAAAGTCACCGACGGCGTTGTGACCGACGAGATCCACTACCTCTCTGCTATCGAAGAGGGTAACTATGTTATCGCCCAGGCGAACACCAACCTGGACGAAGAAGGTCGCTTTGTTGATGACCTCGTTACCTGTCGTAGCAAAGGCGAATCCAGCTTGTTCAGCAACGACCAGGTTGACTACATGGACGTTTCCACCCAGCAGGTGGTTTCCGTCGGTGCGTCCCTGATCCCGTTCCTGGAACACGATGACGCCAACCGTGCATTGATGGGTGCGAACATGCAACGTCAGGCGGTTCCGACCCTGCGCGCTGATAAGCCGCTGGTAGGTACCGGTATGGAACGTGCTGTTGCCGTTGACTCCGGTGTTACTGCGGTGGCGAAACGTGGCGGTACCGTTCAGTACGTGGATGCGTCCCGTATCGTTATCAAAGTTAACGATGATGAGATGTACCCGGGCGAAGCGGGTATCGACATCTACAACCTGACCAAGTACACCCGTTCTAACCAGAACACCTGTATCAACCAGATGCCGTGTGTCTCTCTGGGTGAGCCAATCGAACGTGGCGACGTGCTGGCAGACGGCCCGTCCACCGACCTCGGTGAGCTGGCGCTGGGTCAGAACATGCGCGTAGCGTTCATGCCGTGGAATGGTTACAACTTCGAAGACTCCATCCTCGTTTCCGAGCGTGTGGTCCAGGAAGATCGTTTCACCACCATCCACATTCAGGAACTGGCGTGCGTGTCTCGTGACACCAAGCTGGGGCCGGAAGAGATCACCGCTGACATCCCGAACGTGGGTGAAGCTGCGCTCTCTAAACTGGATGAATCCGGTATCGTTTACATCGGTGCGGAAGTGACCGGCGGTGACATTCTGGTTGGTAAGGTAACGCCGAAAGGTGAAACCCAGCTGACTCCAGAAGAGAAGCTGCTGCGTGCGATCTTCGGTGAGAAAGCGTCTGACGTTAAAGACTCTTCTCTGCGCGTACCAAACGGTGTTTCCGGTACGGTTATCGACGTTCAGGTCTTTACTCGCGATGGCGTAGAGAAAGACAAACGTGCGCTGGAAATCGAAGAGATGCAGCTGAAGCAGGCGAAAAAAGACCTGTCTGAAGAACTGCAGATCCTCGAAGCTGGCCTGTTCAGCCGTATCCATGCCGTGCTGGTATCCGGTGGCGTTGAAGCTGAGAAGCTCGACAAACTGCCGCGCGACCGCTGGTTGGAGCTGGGCCTGACCGACGAAGAGAAACAGAATCAGCTGGAACAGCTGGCTGAGCAGTATGACGAACTGAAACACGAGTTCGAGAAGAAACTCGAAGCGAAACGCCGCAAAATCACTCAGGGCGACGATCTGGCACCGGGCGTGCTGAAGATTGTAAAAGTGTATCTGGCCGTGAAACGTCAGATCCAGCCGGGTGATAAAATGGCGGGTCGTCACGGTAACAAGGGTGTTATCTCTAAGATCAACCCGATCGAAGATATGCCTTACGATGAGAACGGCACGCCGGTCGACATCGTACTGAACCCGCTGGGCGTACCGTCTCGTATGAACATTGGTCAGATCCTCGAAACCCACCTGGGTATGGCTGCGAAAGGCATCGGCGAGAAAATCAACGCCATGCTGAAGCAGCAGGAAGAGGTCGCGAAACTGCGCGAGTTCATCCAGCGTGCGTACGATCTGGGCACTGACGTTCGCCAGAAAGTTGACCTGAATACCTTCAGCGATGAAGAAGTTCTGCGTCTGGCTGAAAACCTGCGCAAAGGTATGCCAATCGCAACGCCGGTCTTCGACGGTGCGAAAGAGTCTGAAATCAAGGAGCTGTTACAGCTGGGTGGCCTGCCGACGTCCGGTCAGATCACGCTGTTCGACGGTCGTACCGGCGAGCAGTTCGAGCGCCAGGTTACCGTTGGCTACATGTACATGCTGAAACTGAACCACTTGGTTGATGACAAGATGCACGCGCGTTCTACCGGTTCTTACAGCCTGGTTACTCAGCAGCCGCTGGGTGGTAAGGCGCAGTTCGGTGGTCAGCGCTTCGGGGAGATGGAAGTGTGGGCGCTGGAAGCATACGGCGCAGCATACACCCTGCAGGAAATGCTCACCGTTAAGTCTGATGATGTGAACGGTCGTACCAAGATGTATAAAAACATCGTGGACGGCAACCATCAGATGGAACCGGGCATGCCTGAGTCCTTCAACGTACTGTTGAAAGAGATTCGTTCGCTGGGTATCAACATCGAACTGGAAGACGAGTAA